The following proteins are co-located in the Triticum aestivum cultivar Chinese Spring chromosome 1A, IWGSC CS RefSeq v2.1, whole genome shotgun sequence genome:
- the LOC123045395 gene encoding UDP-glucose:glycoprotein glucosyltransferase isoform X3 — protein MATTGGSRSGVSWAAFALLAVVLVGCLGGGVSVAEIRRQKNVQVALRAKWAGTPLLLEASELLSKERKDYFWDFIGHWKELDKGSECLTAKCCAQKIVEDVRSFLSEPLASIFEFSLTLRSASPRLVLYRQLAEESLSSVPVKDDALEQISGSGAVEGTCCWVDTGNTLFFNSDDLHKWLEGSGEGATDSTGQPELFDFDHVYPRSNITAPVAIFYGAVGTKCFKELHVHLAEASKQGKVRYALRPVLPSGCQATSSFCGSIGAADAVTLSGYGVELALKNMEYKAMDDTAIKKGVALEDPKTEDLSQEVRGFIFSKILERKPELNAEIMSFRDYLLSSTVSDTLEVWELKDLGHQTAQRILHASDPLQSMQEINQNFPSVVSSLSRMKVDDSIKDEIIANQRMVPPGKSLMALNGALINIEDLDLYLLMDMVREELSLADQFIRLKLPQSAARKILSAAPPAESNSFRVDFRSSHVHYLNNLEEDALYKRWRSNLNELLMPVYPGQMRYIRKNLFHAVYVFDPASACGAETIDTILSLHQDSVPVRFGIIMYSSRLINVIEENDGSKSDEDTSTLIMRLFLYIKETYSTQLAFQFLSDIHRLRNGGDDYSEEPVEVHHVEEAVVDSLLSGAKSHPQDVLLKLQKENLYKQDAEENSRFVHKLGLYKLQCCLLMNGLVHDPNEDATMNAMNDELPRIQEQVYYGHIQSHTDVLEKFLSESSYKRYNPSITGKSTEKKRFVSLFASYHQEDSVLHDISYLHSHGSGDDVKPVTHLLAVDLSSVTGTKLLHEAIRYLMDGSNRARVGLLLYARSDSISTILLMKDIIDRTISSFSGKEKVLDFLYGLCKYYEGQHMVASSAAGDTLSSIKDKVYSLAAETALPVDDYKAWLTCFSADTILEGIDKLSDFLFGQLGLEFGSNAVITNGRIFVVDDGDSFLNDDLGLLESMEYELRTKYIHEIIEEVEWGGVDPDYLTSKFYSDITMLVSSSMSIRERPSERAHFEILNAEYSAIKLNSMNSSVHIDAVIDPLSPAGQKLSPLLRILSRQIQPSMRIVLNPISSLADLPLKNYYRFVLPSMDDFSSTDFSVHGPKAFFSNMPLSKTLTMNIDVPEPWLVEPVVAIHDLDNILLENLGDVRTLQAVYELEALLLTGHCMEKDREPPRGLQFILGTKQRPHLVDTLVMSNLGYWQMKVSPGVWYLQLAPGRSADLYELPSKLIAIDSLRGKLLHIEVQKKKGKEHEDLLNADDDNHVQEKTDLKDARQGETINIFSVASGHLYERFLKIMILSVLKKTQRPVKFWFIKNYLSPQFKDVIPHMALEYGFEYELITYKWPTWLHKQKEKQRIIWAYKILFLDVIFPLSLRKVIFVDADQIVRTDMGELYDMDLKGRPLAYTPFCDNNKEMDGYRFWKQGFWKDHLRGRPYHISALYVVDLAKFRQTAAGDNLRVVYETLSKDPNSLSNLDQDLPNYAQHTVPIFSLPQEWLWCESWCGNATKARAKTIDLCNNPMTKEPKLQGAKRIVPEWVDFDAEARHFTARILGENVEEIAEATPPSSESDAPKPDHEDSSQDSKDEL, from the exons ATGGCGACGACAGGAGGGTCCCGATCTGGGGTTTCGTGGGCGGCGTTCGCTCTGCTAGCGGTGGTGCTCGTGGGATGCCTCGGTGGTGGCGTCTCGGTTGCCGAGATCAGGCGACAGAAGAACGTGCAGGTGGCGCTCCGGGCCAAGTGGGCCGGCACGCCGCTGCTGCTCGAAGCCAG TGAACTGCTTTCAAAAGAACGGAAGgattatttttgggattttattgGCCATTGGAAGGAACTGGACAAAGGATCTGAATGTCTGACAGCTAAATGTTGTGCCCAGAAGATTGTTGAGGATGTTCGCTCATTTCTCAGCGAGCCACTGGCTTCAATTTTTGAGTTTTCTCTTACACTTAGATCAGCATCGCCAAGATTAGTGCTTTATAGGCAGCTTGCAGAGGAATCTTTATCTTCAGTTCCTGTCAAAgatgatgcactagagcaaatttcTGGCAGCGGTGCTGTGGAAGGAACTTGCTGCTGGGTAGATACAGGAAACACTCTGTTTTTCAACTCAGATGATCTACATAAATGGCTCGAGGGATCAGGCGAAGG AGCTACGGACTCCACTGGACAACCTGAACTATTTGACTTTGACCATGTATATCCTCGCTCAAATATTACTGCCCCAGTTGCTATATTTTATGGCGCTGTTGGGACAAAATGCTTCAAAGAGTTGCATGTTCATCTGGCAGAAGCATCAAAGCAG GGAAAAGTCAGATATGCACTGCGCCCTGTTCTGCCATCTGGATGTCAGGCTACATCTAGCTTTTGTGGTTCCATTGGTGCTGCAGATGCAGTCACTTTGAGTGGTTATGGGGTGGAACTCGCCCTAAAAAACATGGAATACAAAGCCATGGATGACACTGCTATAAAGAAGG GTGTTGCACTGGAAGATCCTAAAACTGAGGACCTCAGTCAAGAAGTCAGAGGGTTCATATTTTCCAAGATTTTG GAACGCAAGCCAGAGCTAAATGCTGAGATAATGTCCTTCAGGGATTATCTATTGTCATCAACAGTATCAGACACACTTGAAGTTTGGGAACTCAAAG ATTTGGGTCATCAAACAGCACAGAGGATTCTTCATGCATCAGATCCTTTACAGTCAATGCAGGAAATCAATCAAAATTTCCCAAGTGTAGTTTCTTCACTATCACGAATGAAG GTTGACGATTCAATCAAAGATGAAATCATAGCAAACCAGCGAATGGTGCCACCTGGCAAGTCATTAATGGCTTTGAACGGTGCTTTGATTAATATCGAGGATCTTGATCTCTACCT GTTAATGGACATGGTCCGTGAGGAATTGTCTTTAGCTGATCAGTTCATCCGATTAAAG TTGCCTCAAAGTGCTGCCCGCAAGATCCTGTCAGCAGCGCCACCAGCAGAATCTAATTCATTCCGCGTTGACTTCCGGTCTTCACATGTTCACTACCTTAATAACTTGGAGGAAGATGCCTTGTATAAAAGGTGGCGAAGCAACCTCAATGAG CTATTGATGCCAGTGTACCCTGGTCAGATGCGTTACATCCGTAAAAATTTGTTCCATGCTGTGTATGTGTTCGATCCAGCTTCAGCCTGTGGTGCAGAG ACCATTGACACAATCCTGTCTCTGCACCAAGATAGTGTCCCTGTAAGGTTTGGTATCATAATGTACTCTTCTAGACTCATAAATGTTATTGAAGAAAATGATGGATCCAAGAGCGATGAAGACACTTCCACTTTG ATAATGAGGCTTTTCTTGTACATCAAGGAGACATACTCGACACAATTGGCATTCCAATTCCTAAGCGAT ATACATAGATTGAGGAATGGTGGTGATGACTATAGTGAAGAGCCCGTAGAAGTTCATCATGTGGAGGAAGCAGTTGTTGACTCATTATT GTCAGGTGCAAAATCTCACCCTCAGGATGTGCTGCTAAAGTTGCAAAAGGAGAACTTGTACAAGCAAGATGCTGAAGAAAATTCTCGTTTTGTTCACAAACTGGGCTTGTATAAGCTCCAGTGTTGTTTATTGATGAATGGACTCGTTCATGATCCTAATGAG GACGCGACCATGAATGCTATGAACGATGAGCTTCCTAGGATACAAGAACAGGTCTATTATGGGCATATCCAGTCCCATACAGATGTTTTGGAGAAATTTTTGTCGGAAAGTAGTTACAAGCGGTACAACCCATCG ATTACTGGCAAGAGCACAGAGAAGAAGAGATTTGTCTCGCTGTTTGCATCGTATCACCAGGAAGATTCTGTACTTCATGATATCAGCTACTTACATTCCCATGGAA GCGGAGATGATGTGAAGCCCGTAACTCATCTACTTGCTGTTGATCTTTCTTCGGTGACCGGGACCAAGTTGCTTCACGAAGCCATACGTTATCTG ATGGACGGGTCTAATAGAGCTCGTGTTGGTCTACTACTTTATGCCCGCAGTGATAGTATTTCCACTATTTTACTTATGAAGGATATCATTGATAGAACCATTTCTTCTTTCAG TGGCAAGGAAAAGGTACTGGACTTCCTATATGGGCTCTGCAAATATTATGAAGGTCAACATATGGTTGCTTCTTCTGCTGCTGGTGATACGCTTAGTTCTATTAAGGACAAGGTGTATAGCTTAGCTGCTGAGACTGCCTTGCCTGTTGATGATTATAAAGCATGGCTTACATGTTTTTCTGCTGATACAATTCTTGAAGGGATTGATAAG TTGTCAGACTTTTTATTTGGGCAACTGGGGCTTGAATTCGGTAGCAATGCTGTGATCACCAATGGACGA ATTTttgttgtggatgatggtgactcGTTTTTAAACGACGATTTAGGTCTCCTTGAGTCTATGGAGTATGAGTTGCGAACAAAATACATACATGAAATAATTGAGGAGGTTGAATGGGGAGGAGTTGACCCTGATTACCTGACAAG CAAATTCTACAGCGATATTACCATGTTGGTCTCATCATCAATGTCTATACGTGAAAGGCCATCTGAAAGAGCCCATTTTGAAATTTTAAATGCGGAATACAG TGCAATTAAGCTGAATAGTATGAATTCAAGTGTTCACATTGATGCTGTCATTGATCCTCTAAGTCCTGCTGGGCAAAAACTTTCTCCACTTCTACGCATTCTCTCTCGACAGATTCAGCCGAGCATGAGAATTGTCCTTAATCCAATT AGTTCTCTTGCGGATCTTCCTTTAAAGAACTATTATAGATTTGTTCTTCCGTCGATG GATGATTTTAGCAGTACAGATTTTTCTGTACATGGACCTAAAGCTTTCTTCTCAAACATGCCGCTATCTAAAACACTTACAATGAACATCGATGTTCCTGAGCCCTGGCTTGTTGAGCCTGTCGTTGCCAT CCATGATCTGGATAACATTCTGTTGGAGAATCTCGGTGATGTTAGGACATTGCAAGCAGTATATGAACTTGAAGCACTTCTTCTTACAG GTCATTGCATGGAAAAGGATCGAGAACCTCCTCGTGGTCTGCAGTTTATCCTTGGCACCAAACAAAGACCACACCTGGTAGACACACTTGTCATGTCCAACTTGGGATATTGGCAGATGAAAGTCTCCCCGGGGGTGTGGTACCTACAACTCGCTCCTGGGCGCAGTGCTGATTTGTATGAGTTACCTTCGAAACTCATTGCCATAGATAGCCTGAGGGGCAAACTTTTACATATTGAAGTGCAAAAGAAAAAGGGCAAGGAGCATGAGGACTTGCTAAATGCTGATGATGACAACCATGTCCAGGAAAAGACG GACCTTAAGGATGCAAGACAAGGGGAGACAATTAACATTTTTTCTGTTGCTTCTGGTCATCT GTACGAGCGTTTCCTAAAAATTATGATCTTGAGTGTTTTAAAGAAAACACAAAGGCCAGTGAAATTTTGGTTCATAAAGAATTATCTATCTCCACAATTTAAG GATGTCATACCCCACATGGCTCTGGAATATGGATTCGAGTATGAGCTTATCACGTATAAATGGCCAACATGGTTGCACAAACAGAAAGAGAAGCAACGAATTATATGGGCATATAAAATCTTGTTTCTGGATGTTATATTTCCACTTTCGCtgaggaag GTTATTTTTGTTGATGCTGATCAAATTGTGAGAACAGACATGGGAGAACTGTATGACATGGATCTGAAGGGCCGTCCCCTTGCGTATACACCATTCTGTGATAACAACAAGGAGATGGATGGCTACCGATTTTGGAAACAA GGTTTCTGGAAAGATCATTTGCGAGGAAGACCATACCATATCAG TGCCCTTTATGTTGTTGATTTGGCGAAATTTCGACAAACTGCTGCTGGGGACAATCTACGAGTTGTTTATGAAACACTCAGCAAGGACCCCAATAGTCTATCAAACCTTGATCAG GATCTCCCAAATTATGCTCAACATACTGTGCCCATATTCTCACTCCCACAAGAATGGCTATGGTGTGAATCCTGGTGTGGAAATGCCACAAAGGCAAGAGCAAAGACCATTGATCTTTGCAACAATCCAATGACAAAGGAACCAAAGCTTCAG GGTGCTAAGAGAATAGTTCCAGAGTGGGTTGATTTCGACGCTGAAGCTAGGCACTTCACCGCGCGCATCTTGGGGGAGAATGTGGAGGAGATTGCAGAGGCCACTCCCCCATCCTCTGAGTCTGATGCACCAAAGCCTGATCATGAAGACTCAAGCCAGGACTCGAAAGACGAGCTATGA